Proteins co-encoded in one Halorussus salinus genomic window:
- a CDS encoding DUF6141 family protein, translating to METEVHFRETQRFDQPWLWGLLALRTFADLVALVRGKRSLGETVRRLAAVGAAALFFRVARLDTEVRDDGLYVKFAPLHRSAKRVPFADLADVQETGYSPLRYGGWGLRWTPSGTAYTVRGNSGVRFERTGGKSLVVGSSRPDELVAAVQEATERTV from the coding sequence ATGGAGACCGAAGTCCACTTTCGGGAGACCCAGCGGTTCGACCAGCCGTGGCTCTGGGGCCTGCTCGCGCTCCGGACGTTCGCGGACCTCGTGGCCCTCGTGCGCGGGAAGCGAAGCCTCGGCGAGACCGTCCGCCGACTCGCCGCCGTCGGCGCGGCCGCGCTGTTCTTCCGGGTCGCGCGCCTCGACACGGAGGTCCGCGACGACGGCCTCTACGTGAAGTTCGCGCCGCTCCACCGGTCGGCCAAGCGCGTCCCCTTCGCGGACCTCGCTGACGTGCAGGAGACGGGCTACAGCCCCCTGCGCTACGGCGGTTGGGGCCTGCGCTGGACGCCGAGCGGGACGGCCTACACGGTCCGGGGCAACAGCGGCGTCCGGTTCGAGCGGACCGGCGGGAAGTCGCTGGTCGTGGGTTCGTCGCGCCCGGACGAACTCGTCGCCGCGGTGCAGGAGGCGACCGAGCGAACGGTGTGA
- a CDS encoding HalOD1 output domain-containing protein: MSGESPELTPETPRPEPTSEEYRRRRLIEDDETASEAVVAAVANAEDAERDALPPLGDRFDVESLDALVDAGTAPSAGGFVFTRTEELTAEIEVSFRYAGYDVTVSEHYVLVE, encoded by the coding sequence ATGTCTGGTGAGTCTCCCGAACTGACCCCCGAAACTCCTCGGCCCGAACCGACTTCCGAGGAGTACCGCCGCCGTCGTCTCATCGAGGACGACGAGACCGCGAGCGAGGCGGTCGTCGCCGCGGTCGCCAACGCCGAAGACGCGGAACGGGACGCGCTCCCGCCGCTGGGCGACCGGTTCGACGTGGAGAGTCTGGACGCGCTCGTGGACGCCGGAACCGCGCCGTCGGCGGGCGGGTTCGTCTTCACGCGCACCGAGGAGTTGACCGCGGAGATAGAAGTCTCGTTTCGCTACGCGGGCTACGACGTGACGGTCTCGGAACACTACGTCCTCGTCGAGTAG
- a CDS encoding metallophosphoesterase — MSLVEPVPGDPAAVAELGGERALVVADFHAGVEQALRADGVSIDSRAGERRDRLLALVARTDAERVVFLGDLMHAIGDPGGAERGEIEVLLERLADRGVAATLVKGNHDGAIESWADLDVTDGAGVRLGDVGFAHGHTWPAPEVLDGEVVCVGHEHPAVRLEDEVGGSRAERVWLRGSLAPEAFADREGAVRPGAELVVFPAFNDLVGKTWVNVPGQEFLAPFLPAGLADGQAYLLDGTRLGRYRDV; from the coding sequence ATGAGCCTCGTGGAGCCGGTCCCCGGCGACCCGGCCGCGGTCGCCGAGTTGGGCGGCGAGCGCGCGCTGGTCGTCGCGGACTTCCACGCGGGCGTCGAGCAGGCGCTTCGCGCCGATGGCGTCTCCATCGACAGCCGCGCGGGCGAGCGCCGCGACCGCCTCCTCGCGCTCGTGGCCCGGACCGACGCCGAGCGCGTCGTCTTCTTGGGCGACCTGATGCACGCCATCGGCGACCCCGGCGGCGCGGAGCGCGGCGAAATCGAGGTCCTCCTCGAACGCCTCGCCGACCGCGGCGTGGCCGCGACGCTGGTCAAGGGCAACCACGACGGCGCGATAGAGTCGTGGGCCGACCTCGACGTGACCGACGGTGCGGGCGTCCGACTCGGCGACGTGGGCTTCGCCCACGGCCACACGTGGCCCGCGCCCGAGGTGCTGGACGGCGAAGTCGTCTGCGTCGGCCACGAACACCCCGCGGTCCGACTCGAAGACGAGGTGGGCGGGAGCCGCGCCGAGCGCGTCTGGCTCCGCGGGTCGCTCGCTCCCGAGGCGTTCGCCGACCGCGAGGGCGCGGTTCGCCCCGGCGCGGAGTTGGTCGTCTTCCCCGCCTTCAACGACCTCGTGGGCAAGACGTGGGTCAACGTTCCGGGACAGGAGTTTCTGGCTCCCTTCCTGCCCGCCGGGTTGGCCGACGGACAGGCGTATCTCCTCGACGGGACGCGACTCGGAAGATACCGGGACGTGTAG
- a CDS encoding class I SAM-dependent methyltransferase codes for MNSERSTDGSATSDGVFTTEEAVELYTERIRNPTLFPQEEKIVERYFGDAEGSVLDVGCGVGRVSSLLADRGFDVTGIDVSEPLVEKARSLFPDVEFHVGDVRDTDFESASFDYAVFSYYGLDYLLPKTERVAALRELYRVLKPSGIVAFSSHNNWSPLVPLSAGDFRRAVGDVGDFYKKPKNHARLFSRYKFETVPLGELEVYLSNPLHQWLQLRKCGFTLLDVVGERESVARFFERDTHYVAKK; via the coding sequence ATGAACTCCGAGCGGAGTACCGACGGGAGCGCGACGAGCGACGGCGTGTTCACGACCGAGGAGGCCGTCGAACTCTACACCGAGCGAATCCGAAACCCGACGCTGTTCCCGCAGGAAGAGAAGATAGTCGAGCGATACTTCGGCGACGCGGAGGGGTCCGTGCTGGACGTTGGATGCGGCGTCGGGCGCGTCTCGTCGCTGCTCGCCGACCGGGGCTTCGACGTGACCGGCATCGACGTGAGCGAACCGCTGGTCGAGAAGGCCCGGTCGCTGTTCCCGGACGTGGAGTTTCACGTCGGCGACGTGCGGGACACCGACTTCGAGTCGGCGTCGTTCGACTACGCCGTCTTCTCGTACTACGGTCTCGACTACCTCCTGCCGAAGACCGAGCGCGTGGCCGCGCTCCGGGAACTCTACCGCGTGTTGAAACCCTCGGGCATCGTCGCGTTCTCGTCGCACAACAACTGGTCGCCGCTGGTGCCGCTATCGGCTGGCGACTTCCGGCGGGCGGTCGGCGACGTGGGCGACTTCTACAAGAAGCCCAAGAACCACGCCCGCCTGTTCTCCAGATACAAGTTCGAGACGGTGCCGCTGGGCGAACTGGAGGTCTACCTCTCGAACCCGCTCCACCAGTGGCTCCAGCTTCGGAAGTGCGGGTTCACCCTCCTCGACGTGGTCGGCGAGCGGGAGAGCGTCGCCCGGTTCTTCGAGCGCGACACGCACTACGTCGCCAAGAAGTGA
- a CDS encoding YihY/virulence factor BrkB family protein: MATSRSRVKRVFDVARDRNVTFLAASVAYYAFVSLIPLTLLVIVVGSVVGGQAFADFVVQQVASSLSTSGERVLQQALTSSSGRTGAGVVGFVTVAWSALKLFRGLDIAFSEAYGTERDPSLVEQLVDGAVTIGLVVVAVGLVAAVGYALRTPSLAANVPFRNLVGNIALVGGLVVAFLPLYYVMPPVEMTVREAVPGAVVAGVGWVVLHAVFQFYLTYAGQYRAYGVIGAVLLFLTWLYLAGAVVLVGAVVNSVLGGRIRLSR; this comes from the coding sequence ATGGCTACTTCCCGGAGTCGGGTCAAGCGAGTCTTCGACGTTGCGCGCGACCGGAACGTCACGTTTCTGGCGGCGAGCGTCGCCTACTACGCGTTCGTCTCGCTGATTCCGCTGACGCTGTTGGTCATCGTCGTCGGGAGTGTCGTCGGCGGGCAGGCGTTCGCGGACTTCGTGGTCCAGCAGGTCGCGAGTTCGCTCTCTACGTCGGGCGAGCGCGTCCTCCAGCAGGCGCTGACGAGTTCGAGCGGCCGGACCGGCGCGGGCGTCGTCGGATTCGTCACGGTGGCGTGGAGCGCGCTCAAACTGTTCCGCGGACTCGACATCGCGTTCTCGGAGGCGTACGGCACCGAGCGCGACCCCTCGCTGGTCGAACAGTTGGTGGACGGCGCGGTCACTATCGGCCTCGTCGTCGTCGCGGTCGGTCTCGTCGCGGCGGTCGGCTACGCCCTGCGGACGCCCTCTCTCGCCGCGAACGTCCCGTTCAGGAATCTCGTCGGAAATATCGCGCTGGTCGGCGGACTCGTCGTCGCGTTCCTCCCGCTGTACTACGTCATGCCGCCGGTCGAGATGACCGTCCGGGAGGCGGTTCCCGGCGCGGTCGTCGCGGGAGTCGGCTGGGTCGTCCTCCACGCCGTCTTCCAGTTCTACCTCACGTACGCCGGGCAGTATCGGGCCTACGGCGTCATCGGCGCGGTGTTGCTGTTCTTGACGTGGCTCTATCTGGCGGGCGCTGTCGTCCTCGTCGGCGCGGTGGTGAACTCGGTGCTGGGCGGACGCATCCGGTTGTCGCGGTAG
- a CDS encoding group I truncated hemoglobin, with translation MSSGDTLYHRLGGDEQISNIVDEFYERVLADESVAHFFDDVDMAAQRAHQTQFLSAVAGGPVEYDGEEMRAAHEGLGLEPQHFEAIATHLDAALREFDVSDDARDDIMSEVAALEDDVLVR, from the coding sequence ATGTCTTCAGGAGATACCCTCTACCATCGGTTAGGCGGCGACGAACAGATTTCGAACATCGTGGACGAGTTCTACGAGCGCGTGCTGGCCGACGAGTCGGTCGCGCACTTCTTCGACGACGTGGACATGGCGGCCCAGCGCGCCCACCAGACGCAGTTCCTGAGCGCGGTCGCTGGCGGACCGGTCGAGTACGACGGCGAGGAGATGCGCGCGGCCCACGAGGGACTGGGACTCGAACCCCAACACTTCGAGGCCATCGCCACCCACCTCGACGCCGCGCTCCGGGAGTTCGACGTATCGGACGACGCGAGAGACGACATCATGTCGGAGGTCGCCGCGCTGGAAGACGACGTGCTGGTTCGCTAA
- a CDS encoding DEAD/DEAH box helicase gives MSDHRAAGSAAFAQLGEEVRAALSERGFSTPTEPQRRAIPPLARGDHALVVAPTGTGKTETAMLPVLDAIARNQTENGPRFGISALYVTPLRALNRDMRQRLEWWGEELNLDVDVRHGDTTDYQRQKQANDPPDVLVTTPETLQAMLTGSKLREALEDVHHVVVDEVHELASAKRGAQLTVGLERLRELAGDFQRIGLSATVGDPAEVGRFLTGRAADDGGDGDDGDAEECEIVEVDVGSKVEFEVREPEITDEDERLAGELVTDESVASHVRAILEVVAANDSTLIFVNTRQTAEALGSRFKKLDANVGVHHGSLSKEARIDVEDRFKAGELDALLCTSSMELGIDVGRIDHVVQYSSPREVARLLQRVGRAGHRSEEVSHGTIITKHPDDTLEALAIARRAKQGDVEAAEIHDGSLDTVANQIVGLVMDFGELSAMRAYDIVTRAYPFRDLSESEFKEVCRELKSNRLVWLDEQHDQLEKSSKTWQYFYANLSMIPDEQKYTVEDIASGSQVGTLDERFVVNFAQPGEIFVQRGEMWRITEVEDDEETVKVSPIEDPGGEIPSWVGQEIPVPYDVAQEVGEMRAVAGPQFERGAPREGVAREFTNRYPTDEYTASEALSQLDRHAETEAPLPTADRIVVEHAANTVVVNSCFGHKVNETLGRVLSSLVGQRTGSSVGLEVDPYRIELDVPAKVNGQEVAGVLRETDPGHVEAIIELSLKHSDTLKFKLSQVAAKFGALRTWEGNSAGGPQISRLMAALEGTPMYDEAVREVFHDDLAVEAAADVLRRIREKEIEVVTTGGRTPVGSGGRSSGRELLAPENADASVIQTVKDRIRDDEVILFCLHCEEYRRKKPVRRVRDQPKCPECDSTRVAALNPWADEVVKAVRAPEKDDEQEKMTRRAHKAANLVQSHGKQAVIALAARGVGPRNAARIIAKLREDEDEFYRDILEQERQYARTQSFWD, from the coding sequence ATGAGCGACCACCGGGCCGCGGGTTCTGCGGCCTTCGCGCAACTCGGCGAGGAGGTGCGGGCGGCGCTCTCGGAGCGCGGGTTCTCGACCCCGACCGAGCCACAGCGTCGGGCCATCCCGCCGCTCGCTCGGGGCGACCACGCGCTGGTCGTCGCGCCGACCGGGACCGGCAAGACCGAGACGGCGATGTTGCCCGTCCTCGACGCCATCGCTCGGAACCAGACCGAGAACGGGCCGCGGTTCGGCATCTCGGCGCTGTACGTCACGCCACTGCGCGCGCTGAACCGCGACATGCGCCAGCGACTGGAGTGGTGGGGCGAGGAGTTGAATCTGGACGTGGACGTGCGCCACGGCGACACCACCGACTACCAGCGCCAGAAGCAGGCCAACGACCCGCCCGACGTGCTGGTCACGACGCCCGAGACCCTGCAAGCGATGCTCACCGGGTCGAAACTCCGGGAGGCACTCGAAGACGTGCATCACGTCGTCGTGGACGAGGTCCACGAACTCGCCAGCGCGAAGCGCGGCGCGCAGTTGACCGTCGGACTCGAACGCCTGCGCGAGTTGGCGGGCGACTTCCAGCGAATCGGCCTCTCGGCGACGGTCGGCGACCCGGCAGAAGTCGGGCGATTTCTGACCGGACGCGCGGCCGACGACGGAGGCGACGGTGACGACGGCGACGCCGAGGAGTGCGAAATCGTGGAGGTGGACGTGGGGAGCAAAGTCGAGTTCGAGGTCCGGGAACCCGAGATAACCGACGAGGACGAGCGTCTGGCGGGCGAACTCGTCACTGACGAGTCGGTCGCCAGCCACGTCCGGGCGATTCTGGAGGTCGTGGCGGCCAACGACTCGACGCTGATATTCGTCAACACGCGTCAGACCGCCGAAGCCCTCGGTTCGCGCTTCAAGAAATTGGACGCGAACGTCGGGGTCCACCACGGGTCGCTGTCGAAGGAGGCCCGCATCGACGTGGAGGACCGGTTCAAGGCCGGGGAACTGGACGCGCTTCTCTGTACCTCCTCGATGGAATTGGGCATCGACGTGGGCCGCATCGACCACGTGGTCCAGTATTCGAGTCCCCGCGAGGTCGCGCGCCTCCTCCAGCGGGTCGGGCGCGCGGGCCACCGGAGCGAGGAGGTCTCCCACGGCACCATCATCACCAAGCACCCCGACGACACCCTCGAAGCGCTGGCCATCGCGCGCCGGGCCAAGCAGGGCGACGTGGAGGCCGCCGAGATTCACGACGGGAGCCTCGACACCGTGGCCAACCAGATAGTGGGTCTCGTCATGGACTTCGGCGAGCTGTCGGCGATGCGGGCCTACGACATCGTGACCCGCGCGTATCCCTTCCGGGACCTGTCCGAATCGGAGTTCAAGGAGGTCTGCCGCGAACTGAAGAGCAACCGACTCGTCTGGCTGGACGAACAGCACGACCAATTGGAGAAGTCCAGCAAGACGTGGCAGTACTTCTACGCCAACCTGTCGATGATTCCCGACGAACAGAAGTACACCGTCGAGGACATCGCGTCGGGGTCGCAGGTCGGGACGCTGGACGAGCGGTTCGTCGTCAACTTCGCCCAACCCGGCGAAATCTTCGTCCAGCGTGGCGAGATGTGGCGGATTACGGAGGTCGAGGACGACGAGGAGACCGTCAAGGTCTCGCCCATCGAGGACCCCGGCGGCGAGATTCCCTCGTGGGTCGGCCAAGAGATTCCGGTGCCCTACGACGTGGCCCAAGAGGTCGGCGAGATGCGCGCCGTCGCCGGTCCGCAGTTCGAGCGCGGTGCGCCCCGCGAGGGCGTCGCCCGCGAGTTCACGAACCGCTACCCGACCGACGAGTACACCGCCAGCGAAGCCCTCTCGCAACTCGACCGCCACGCCGAGACCGAGGCCCCGCTCCCGACCGCGGACCGAATCGTGGTCGAACACGCCGCTAACACCGTGGTCGTCAACTCCTGTTTCGGCCACAAGGTCAACGAGACGCTCGGCCGGGTCCTCTCGTCGCTGGTGGGCCAGCGCACCGGTTCGTCGGTCGGCCTCGAAGTGGACCCCTACCGCATCGAGTTGGACGTACCCGCGAAGGTCAACGGACAGGAAGTCGCGGGGGTCCTCCGAGAGACCGACCCCGGCCACGTCGAGGCCATCATCGAGTTGAGCCTCAAGCACTCCGACACCCTCAAGTTCAAGCTCTCGCAAGTCGCCGCGAAGTTCGGCGCGCTCCGCACGTGGGAGGGAAACAGCGCCGGTGGACCGCAAATCTCCCGACTGATGGCCGCGCTCGAAGGCACGCCGATGTACGACGAGGCGGTCCGCGAGGTGTTCCACGACGACCTCGCGGTCGAGGCCGCCGCCGACGTTCTGCGGCGGATTCGAGAGAAGGAGATCGAGGTCGTGACCACGGGTGGGCGCACCCCGGTCGGGTCGGGCGGGCGCTCGTCGGGCCGGGAACTCCTCGCGCCGGAGAACGCCGACGCCAGCGTCATCCAGACCGTCAAAGACCGCATCCGGGACGACGAGGTCATCCTGTTCTGTCTCCACTGCGAGGAGTACCGGCGCAAGAAACCGGTCCGGCGCGTCCGCGACCAGCCGAAGTGTCCCGAGTGCGACTCGACCAGAGTCGCCGCGCTGAACCCGTGGGCCGACGAGGTGGTCAAAGCGGTCCGTGCCCCCGAGAAGGACGACGAGCAGGAGAAGATGACCCGGCGAGCGCACAAGGCCGCGAACCTCGTCCAGAGCCACGGCAAGCAGGCCGTGATAGCCCTCGCGGCCCGCGGGGTCGGTCCCCGGAACGCCGCGCGCATCATCGCCAAACTGCGCGAGGACGAAGACGAGTTCTACCGCGACATTCTGGAACAGGAGCGTCAGTACGCCCGCACCCAGTCGTTCTGGGACTAA